A region of the Acidobacteriota bacterium genome:
AACCCACGGGCAGCGCGCAATCATTTGCGCGTCGCGTCAGCGACGCTTGAAACACGCGACCATTCAAGCGTCGCTGACGCGACGCGGGTTTGTGGCGCGGATACCGTGGGTTGAAAACCCACGGCTAAATTCAACCGCCGCGAACGCGGCAAAAACAATTTTCAAAACACGAGATAACTTAGTTTCTCGTGTATTGAGTATCAGGAATTGACGCTCTATGCTGACTTGGCGGCAGAGCGGGCGTTAGCGGCGGAACGGGCTGGGCAGAAGATCGTGGTGGAGGTCAAAAGCTTCGTTGGCCTTGCCAAGCTGCAAGAGTTGAAGATCGCGTTGGGGCAGTACGACATTTATGCCAGCTTTCTGGAATTGCTCGCGCCTGAACGCAAGCTCTACGCCGCGGTGAGCGCGCAGATTCACGCGGATTTCTTCAGCCGCTCGGCGATTCAAGTGGTGATGCGCCGGACGCGGCTGCCGCTGATCGTAGTGGACATTAGACATCGAGGAGGTTGTGCAATGGATCAACTAACCAAATACCGCGAACTCATCAAACAAATCCTGACTGAATATGTCACCCTAACGAAGCGCACTAAGACGACAGGGCCCGAATCACAGTTGTTGATGGATGACGTGCGGGGTCATTACATGTGGCTCAAATTGGGTTGGGAAAAGGGACGGCGCGTGCAATACATCACTGTTTACGTGCGCCTGTGTGATGGGAAACTCTGGATCGAAGAGGACTGGACGGAAGACGGTATTGCCACCGAGTTGCTGCGTGCGGGCGTCCCCCAAGAAGACATCGTGCTGGCCTTTAACGCGCCAGATTCCAGGTCGCAGACGGAATCGGTTGCTGCTTAGCCGCTGTGGCATTCAAACTGATGCTCTTCACACAAAACGACTCATCTTTCACTAACACCTCCACTGTGAATTTCTGGCTCGGCGTGGATGGCGGCGGTACCAATTGCCGCGC
Encoded here:
- a CDS encoding XisI protein, whose translation is MDQLTKYRELIKQILTEYVTLTKRTKTTGPESQLLMDDVRGHYMWLKLGWEKGRRVQYITVYVRLCDGKLWIEEDWTEDGIATELLRAGVPQEDIVLAFNAPDSRSQTESVAA